The DNA sequence TGCCAATTGGAACATCATGAATAACTGATGCGGGATTGTCGGAGCGTAATCGACTGGGGCGAACCCAACATTATTCAGAAAAGCAAATGAAAAGTCGCCGATAATTAAATTGTCTCCTCCGAATGACAAGGAATAACCCAAAAGGATCCACTGTATCACCACTACTACAATAGCTGCATAACTATGCATGGTTGTGCTCAGAACATTTTTTGCCCTGACCATCCCTCCGTAAAATAAAGATAAAGCTGGGGTCATCAGCAGGACCATTACTGTTGCGAGGAACATGAAAGTCGTGTCCGCCATATTGATATTCATTTAAATGCTCTCCTTTGATTAAAATTTCGAATTTGTTCTTAACTATGGAGCAAATTATATAGCCAAAGAAGAAGATAGTCATTCCGTTCCTCACAGCTGATGGGACTATATGTCACATGTTGTTGGTATTTCTCAAAAATAAACGACACTTTTCAGAAAAGCTTCTCAACTTGCGGAACAAACACTATAACGATAGCTTTCTTATACTGCATCCCCTTATTCGTGCGGTTTCTGCTGTGTGAACAAGCTCACATTGTTTGTCACTTACCAGAAGAGGGAACAACTTAAAAAGCTTGTCATATCAGCTTTTCAAAGAGGTCCTATCAATAAAATGGGGAATTTCAAAAAAAGTGTAGATTTGATGATTGGGTGACCTTATCGAGCACCTCGTTTTGATAGTTTTTTCAAATTAATCACTTCGTCATGAGAGTAGTTCTACTCATCTACGTCAGCTTTTACGGGATTTGGGTTTGAAACGGCGAAATAATGCTGCCTGATTCCGTCACAAAAGCGGTGCTGAAATAATCGTTATTTTTGATTTAGATCAAGTCTATTTTTGTGGATCCATACTATAATGAAACCATCAAACTTCAGAAAGCAGGAGTCCATATGTCCAATCAATCAACCTTTAACGTGGTAAAGGAAAGCCTATTCCCGACACTGGAGCAATATGCGCCGATTGTAGCCCGCGTTCACGGAAAAAATCACCCGGAATTCCATGAGGTCCACAAGCTGGTCAATGCAATCATCGAGAAGACCCAAGCAGCCGGCGCAGAAAAACCCGACTTGAACGAAGAGTTCACCCAATTGCGTGCCGTTTCGAATAACTACACCGTCCCGGATGATGTCTGCGAGAGCTATGAAGCCGTATACCAGATGTTGGCTGAAGCAGACAAAGCCTACCAAGTATAATAACCGTCAAGAAGTTACTGCTATTTCTGAGCACTTCTCAGGCATAAAAAAAGTCTAGATTCGCGTATGGAATCTAGACTTCTTTCTTAATTTTTTTATTCTCAGAACAAATCCATCTGGTCAATTTCCTCGGCTATTTCGAATTGGGAGGCCTCCATTACTTCCTCCGCCTCATCCCCCTTCAAATGCTCTCCATGTAGGAACTGCACACCGCCCTTCAGTTTTGAAGAGATCAGGTTCAGCACATAGATGTTATCGAAGCGGTTGTAGATGCTGTCGCCACCCAATCCGGATAGGCACACCAGTTGCGTGTTGCTCTTCTTCGCAATCTCCATCAGCGGCTTCAGCAAATGATCCGCATTCGTCTGTGCAAACGGATTGTCCATCACCAAGACCTTGCTGTTCACTCTCTCTGCAAAGATATCCTTTTCATCCTTTCCCATGTAGGACAATAAACTGGACAAAATGACAAAGGCAGAGAGGAAGCCTTCCCCTCCGGAGTTTTTCGCTACGTCATTCCAGCTGATTTGACGTTCCTTATCCTCCTCGATTTTGAACAGTTTGACCTCAATGCTGCTGATAGTCACCACCTCGTTATATAGGTTTTTAGTTGTGATGGCCGCAGAGATGGTCTCTTCGGCATTCTCGTTCTGATTTAATCTATCCAAGATTCTTGCCGTCACCGTATCGAGCAAATCGTTTAGTCTCTGCTTGTATAATGCCTGGTTTTCTTCCCAATTGGGCAAGATGATTCTAAGCATTTTGATTGAGTGTCCCCTGATATTAATGGATGAATTTTTGTCAATCCTGCCGAGATTTTCATGGACCTCGCGTATGTAATCAAATATGTTTTGAAGGACGTTTTCCTTCTCTTTCTGAATCAGTTCTATGTCCGCTGCCAATTTCTCCATCAGCGTGAGGTAGGAATCAATCGTAATATCCAAGTTCTCTAAAAAGCTGTTCGGATCTTTTGAAAGAGTCTCTAGTGTCTCCAAAGGTTTCTTGAAGAAGTCATCGTTGCTGAATACTTTTTTGCGGAGGACCCGTGCAATTTCTCTACTCAGTTGGTCACCCTTCTCGTTTTCCTCGTTCTGGGACTTCCTGTAATCACGCAGCATTTCTCCCCTGAAACGATCCAGTTTCTCATAATCCACTTCTAGTTCGATTTCCGAGACGACCGGGAAGTGGTCGTATTCAGCCAATGCGCTACGGTTTTCGCTTATCTGCTTCAGATGTATTTCAATATTGCCTTTTTCACGTTCGATTCTCTTCTTCCAGTCCTCTAAAATGAAGATTTTTTCGGCAAAATCATAGTCCTTTATTTCGTTACGCGCTTTCGGTTCTTCCTTTCCGTGATTTTTTTTCAAGTCGCCGAAGTGCGCTTTGATTTTGGTCTCAATAACGGCTTTTTCAGTTCTATGCTCATTGATTTCATTGGTAATTTCCGTTGCTCTGCTCCTCAGCGTTACGATTTCCTTCCGTACCTGTCTTTCTTTATACATGTCGTGCGATACTTCGTTAAATTGGTTATCAACCAATCCATATTCACTTGATTTCATCGCAAGCTCTTCCTCTTTGGAACTGAACCGATTTTTCTCTATATTCAGCCTTTCCTCAAGATTTTTTACGTCTTCTGTAATTTTCTTAGAGAGGCTCTCGAAGCGGGATTCGATGTCTTCGATGTCCTTCTCGACTAGGACACCTTTTTTGAACGCACGATAGTTCTCCAATTTTCTCTCGATTTTCGATTCTTTATCTTGGAAATGCTTCAGCCTATTTTCTTGGCTATTTTTATCCACTTCAAGGGCTTTCTTCAGATTTTTTTGCAACTGAAGTTGGACAATTATGGCAGTCTCCTCATCTTTCAGCTGCTTTTGCATTTCCAGCTCACCGCAGTATCTGACGTATTTCCCTTTTAATTCATTCAAATCATCCATCAGTCTCCGCAAAGCATCATCTTCATGCTTCTTCAACTTCAATTCAGTAGTAGCCGAATCACATTCTTTAGTGATCGTGAAGATAGATGCTCTTAAATCCGAAATTTTTTTATCTGTTTCGAAAATCTCGCGTTCCAATGCTTTTTTATCTTCCTCTGCGCTGGAATAGCTTTCCTGCTCGACCCTAGTGGAAAACACTCGGTTTCTCTTACCTTCCAGAAAATCGATTTCATTTTGCTTTTCATTGATTCTACTCTGGAGGCCAAGAATGTCCTCTTCTTTTTTCCGGACGATGATTTCCATTTCTTCTTTGTCAATCAGCTTATTGTTAAAGGAAATCAAGAAATTGACTTTGTCCAATAGCAATAACTTCTTTTCGCTGGAATTGAAAACATGGTCCAATTCCTCCCGGCACAGAATAACGATTGGATACGAAGTAAAGCTTTCAATCGGTTCCTTCTCTAGCTTTTCGATATCTCGCCTGTTCATAATCAAAGAATAGGGGATGAACGGGTTATTGCGAACTAGCATTGCCCCTGAAGTCCTGGCATTTTCAGACTTCCGTAGCCACTCCATTCCATAGGTCACAGTTATGTCGCGTTTCCCGAATTCATCCGCAATGTCGCTCGGTAGCTCCGTTATTTTTCCGGTCTGCAGTTTGTTCAGTTCCGCTTTTTCCTTCTCCAGTTGCGAATGCATCTTTGTTTGCTCTGTTCTAGTTGCGGCAATCTTTTTATCGAATGCATAAACAATATTGTCTTTTTCGAACAGCCGTTCTTCATTGAAGCCGATGTATTTCAGGGTATCTTTCCTTTCGGATAGCTCTTGTTCAAACTGATGCAATGTATTGATGGTGTTTTTCAGTTTTTCATTATCAGTTGCAATCTTAGTTCTCGCATCCATTTCGTCCCGTTCTTGGGACTTCAATTCTTCAGAACTATTATGCAAAAAATCATTTAATTCGGTGATTCTCTTGGCAACGGTATCCAATTGTTTATGGTAATCCAGCTCAACTCGGGCTAACATCCCCTCATCGTAATACCCGGTGAGGTTTCTCATAAACCTTAGGTCATATCTTTTGTTGAATCCGCCTTCGGATTCCTCAAACCCTTTTATGCGTTCATCGACTCTTCCTAATTCCGATGCAGTTTGATTCCAATTGGTATTCAGCGAAGTGATTTCCGATTCGGCCTTTTCGATTCCATCTTTCAACTTCTCTACGGCCAGCGCGATTTCAGCGCAATTTTCTCGGGCTGCCTCTTGCTCCTTGCCGTAGTGGACGTTGAGGGTGTAACCCAAATTGTCCCTTTCGGATGTCATGTCTTTCGTGTCGCTTTTCAGTATATCCAGATCATTCTCCAGCTTCTGAACTTCCTTGGAGAAGTTTCTATACTCCTCGAATAATTTAGCGCACTCCAAAATATTGCGCAACTGCTCTTGTTCCCTTAGGAGCAATCCGGTTGCATCAAGCTCACCCTGGGCTTCAGCTATCATCTCTTCTGTCTTATCTTTTGTTTCTAGGCATCTATAGATCTCTAAGGAGAGTTTCTCATACTGGATGTCCTCAATTTCGCTTACGATGTTCGCAATCTGCGCCTGCAGCTTTTCCTTTAGTGAATCCACCTCGGCCTTTTTCTTCTCGATCGTTACCACCAGGTTGGCGATTTTGTTTTCGAATGCCGAACGCTCCCTTTGCCTTGTTTGAAGTTCAACCGCGTGACTCCGGACGCTTTCTCCGTCCACAAAAAATTCCTCGATGGATGCCTTTTTATCTATTTTCACCTTGTTTTCCCGGTACTGCTTGGCATAACGGAACACTATTTCCTGAAAGTTCTTGATTTTGTCCTCATCAACATTTAGCTTATCCTCTACCGTTTTAAGGAACCATTTTTCAATCAGCCCGTCCGCACTTTTTGATTCAACGAAAAGTTCCGATAGCCCGGATTCCTTGAGGTTGATTTTGTGTATAATGGACTCCCATTCTTTGTTGTTGATCTGGTATTCCTTCAGTTTGGAAAAGTAATTTTTCGTCTGATTGTACTGCGTCATATCATAGTAATTGAAGTTAAACTCAGGACTTTTCTTTAGGGACTCGAACAAGGACTTCGCATTTCCGAAGCTTTTGACCTTTTTTCTTCCTTCAACCATTTCAACAAGCGGAATGTTATGGATATCATTCGAATTTTGACCGCTATATTCGTTGATGAAATTGACGATTTCCAGGTCATCTTTGGAGTCATCGTCAGATGCGTGACTCCTTTTTCGGACCATCATCCCGGTAAGGACATTATTCGCTGCACCATCCAATTCCCATTCCACCAAGATGTAGGTTGGGATAGTGGATGTGAAGTAACTCGAGAACGGCCGGTCCTTAAGGTTCCGGTATCTTTTGCTCACAAAGGGAGCGAGCATCATCTGCACCAAGACCGTCTTGCCTCCACCGTTGCGCAACGAAAGAAGGGTGCTTTCCCCATTCAAATGAAAAGTTTCGTCATCGATTCTCATTGTGTTATTGTTGTAGTTCAAGTTGATGATCCTGACAGCATTTATCTTACTCATGTTCTTCCTCCCCCAAAGCAATGAGGACTCTGTTGTAGTTGTTTTTGTTCAGTATATTCCAGTCCATGAAATGGTCCAGTTTCTTCGAAGTCGTAATCATGTCATCCGCTTCGACATAAACGATCAGGCCCTGGTTCTCCAGAAATTTCAGGATGGTGTATAAAAATCCCTCCTTGGTGGTTTTTGAACGGCTTGTCCTGTCGCCGCTCTTCAGGGCCTCAAAACGTTCCTGCATGTTCGAAAAAGCGATTCCGCCATTGTCCTGTTCGCTCTCGTCTTTCTCGGCGCCTTCTTTAAGCCTACTGGATAGGATGTTCAGCAAGTCCCCGCCCCTCAGATAGTTCCGCGACTTGGCCGAGTTCCCCTGTGAACCGTACATCTCGACCAGAAGCGTCAAAATCACGAATTGGGATAGGTAATAGTCTTTATCGTTCGCGTTGCTCCTGCAAAGTTCTGCTTTCAGTTCGCCCTTCGAATAACCGATAAAATCATTGTCTTCTTTAGGAATGAGATAAATCGTCCCACCGTATTTTTCGACGATGCAGTCACCAGTTTCCCCTTGTTGCTTCACCAAGTTCATCACGCGCTCGTTCTCTGAATACGCCCTGTACAGTTCCTTATCATCTTTTTCGTTCAATTCCCCATTTTTCAGGAGATGATAAAAAATAGTTTGGCTGAATTTGATGTCTTCCACCTCATATGCCATGTTTCTTCCCCCTTTTCACCTCAAACAGAATATCTGAGCAAGTCACGACTTTGACCATGCCGTCCTTGCTGGACAACTCGCGGAACTTTACCTTCTCCTTACCGGATAGCTTGCTTACCCTAACATGGGTGATGTCCCCCAAATCCGGCGATTCCTCCACGATATTGAGGACCGTCTCGTTCAATTGGAATTGCGGCGCCAAATCATCCGTATATTTCGACTTTTCCTCCCGGAGCTCCTGAACGTTCACAGACTTATTCTTCAGCAATTCAATGACGATCTCCCGGAATATTTCGATCGTCGGAATCAACTTTTCCAACAGTTCCCTGTCTTCCGAAACGATGGCGCTGATTTCATGGAGGGAAATCGCTCCTCTTTTGTTCGCCAAAGTCAGCATAACTTGTAAGGAATACTTGTATTTGTCGAGTTTTTCTTTCCGCAGGCGCATCTGCTCTGCTTCCCACTCATCCTCGTCAAAGGATAGCATCTCCACATCATCTTCAGTTTCCTTCTTTCGGATAGTCTTTTGATACTGGATCGCTTTGTTGATGTTGTATTTCTTTCTGATTTTCTTCCTGAACAACGGTGCCAGGAAATAATGGATGTCCTCAAGCTTCCCGGCATCTTTGAAGACCAGATCATAAAGATCCTTTCTGATATTGAACCTTTTTATCAGGGACATTTGTGAAAGGTCCTCCAGTTCTTTAGCGTAAACATCTTTGAGATCGAAGTGGGCCTTCAGCAATTTCTGCTGCTCTTCGATAGCACGCGAAAGATACATTTCGATGGTCTTAAGATAGCTCAGGTTATCGAGTTCCTCTTTCTCAAGCTTTTTGATGTTGATATCCTGTTCCTCGAATTCGATAATCCTGTCGCGGACGTGATTCTTGTAGCTGTCAAACTTTTTTTGGGTCGTCTCCAATGAAGTCAAGTTTTCATTCATCAAATTTTTATATTCCTGCACTGAATAAGAAAGTGCGTTTTGCTTAATCCGTAGAACGGCCTCCTGCATCTTTTGAAGCTGAATCCTGATCAGATTGAAGATATTTTTCACGTCTTCGACCGCTTTATCGTAGCTCTGCTTATCCAGATGCATTTTGAAGATGAATTCATGGATGGTCAACCGCATGTTCGCTTCCATCTCCAAAGTAGAAAGTAAAAGAGAGTATCCATCATTGGATAGCTTGAAGCTTGTCCGTCGCACGGTATCTTCTAGATAAATGATTTCGTTATTCAGAAAGCTGATGTTGATTGCCTGATACTCCTTTTCGGAAAAATCATATCCGTTGAAATACATGGCGTTCCCATCGTCGCAGAGAACGGTGTTGACGATGAAGTCAGCCAGTTCCTTGCAATCTTCATAGGTTAACGTTTTTTTCAGATAGCTCATATTGAGGTCATCCACAAAGCTGCCTATGTCGTCCAATGTACAGGGCTCATCCTTCAGAGACTGCTCCATGACGTATAAAAGAACCGCAAAGATGATGTTGGTCTGCTCATCAAAGTTCTCGAACCCAAATTTTTTCCAAGTGGTCTTCTGCATGCTGTTTTTGTACAGCAGGGCGTAAGCTCCCACCCGCTTCATTCTTTCGTTAAAATTATTCAGAAATTCATACTCCATCGGCTCAGAAGTCTCCTATATTCAAAATTTCCTGCGGGATATACTCTTCCCTCTCCAAGATGTCCATTATCGCTTTCCGGTATTCCTCATTGAATTCCCGTAAAAATAGTTCTGAAATATTTCGGTTCTGCCCGGCTTTTGTTTTGGGTAAGGGGATGTCCATCTTCAAATATTTATCAATCATCGCAGTATAACCCTCAATAAACGGCTTTAGGGTATGTTCGCCAGCGAATTCCCTCGTCAGTAATTCATAAATGATGATTCCTTCATAATCCAGGTCGCCGAAATACAGGATGGTATTGTTGGCATCCGCTACATACGGTTCAACGCAAATGTCAAAATCCCCGAAGCTCTTGTATATGTTTTTTCCGCCGCCATAGACCA is a window from the uncultured Trichococcus sp. genome containing:
- a CDS encoding iron-sulfur cluster repair di-iron protein, ric, whose protein sequence is MSNQSTFNVVKESLFPTLEQYAPIVARVHGKNHPEFHEVHKLVNAIIEKTQAAGAEKPDLNEEFTQLRAVSNNYTVPDDVCESYEAVYQMLAEADKAYQV
- a CDS encoding DUF6063 family protein, with protein sequence MAYEVEDIKFSQTIFYHLLKNGELNEKDDKELYRAYSENERVMNLVKQQGETGDCIVEKYGGTIYLIPKEDNDFIGYSKGELKAELCRSNANDKDYYLSQFVILTLLVEMYGSQGNSAKSRNYLRGGDLLNILSSRLKEGAEKDESEQDNGGIAFSNMQERFEALKSGDRTSRSKTTKEGFLYTILKFLENQGLIVYVEADDMITTSKKLDHFMDWNILNKNNYNRVLIALGEEEHE